A stretch of Zootoca vivipara chromosome 13, rZooViv1.1, whole genome shotgun sequence DNA encodes these proteins:
- the LOC118094484 gene encoding uncharacterized protein LOC118094484: MSIILSGLIHLFRPLLSSLSGALDCEGLNPWYFLLGLRIMAIFFANGPWDRIKDDTSCSIVEPDRDLSREFCTALCFDQHFPVSIGATWALVFIALILLVGLLRLTTPKEKKKKKKKREKEDRDRREGLSIVATASHTGAPDISTIYNVGRGGLTRHYGHEFHHNLHPAHHPYYTHWNDWHGGHAAPMAEGYGPSVSYGPTDTRPDKMAAHQGHMRQTTAASYCGEKEQCHVATKSTPASLSGSPYIGKMPPQCWSGDEHREPLHWRYTDPQDSGGLANDGYAMGIPKRYIGQGIREGGKYSTATKCKSDTEGSMGYVPAHPRVEEKANMAIKRRPAQGCKVHVQRHVTFDATGRSDGDFGSNVCNQPWMAGDSHCKPVGQAKVMAGPGTAARPMLCYHGDTACTCTEAEPCHATPPGEAAHHDDRHRESSSRRKKRPRITNICGVPLFDIWVGLILALEISFLCVIFIFQMPRLLGAYWICTPSSARCQQRIECAVRGRAEKRVALWGLVFTSVLFIITCAGYFHLRMCWNESCQRMCGEKEEESHEEVCSEETEEKEEDDNSSNRRPEVGV, encoded by the coding sequence ATGTCCATCATCCTCTCAGGTCTTATCCATCTCTTTCGGCCATTGCTGTCCTCCCTCTCCGGTGCACTCGACTGcgagggcttgaacccatggtaCTTCCTGCTGGGCCTCCGCATCATGGCCATCTTCTTCGCCAACGGCCCCTGGGACAGGATCAAAGACGACACCAGCTGCAGTATCGTCGAGCCCGACCGCGACCTGTCGCGAGAGTTCTGCACAGCCCTGTGCTTCGACCAACATTTCCCCGTCTCCATCGGAGCGACGTGGGCGCTGGTATTCATCGCGTTGATCCTTCTTGTAGGGCTCCTGCGGCTCACCACccccaaggagaagaagaagaagaagaagaagagagagaaagaggatagGGATAGAAGGGAAGGCTTGTCCATTGTTGCCACAGCATCCCACACTGGCGCCCCTGACATATCCACAATCTACAACGTTGGGCGCGGTGGTCTCACTAGGCACTATGGCCACGAATTCCACCACAATCTCCACCCTGCCCACCATCCTTACTATACCCACTGGAATGATTGGCACGGGGGGCATGCGGCCCCCATGGCCGAGGGGTATGGCCCCAGTGTGAGCTATGGTCCAACAGACACTAGGCCGGACAAGATGGCCGCACATCAAGGCCACATGCGGCAAACCACTGCGGCATCCTATTGCGGCGAAAAGGAGCAGTGCCACGTGGCCACCAAGAGCACCCCGGCCTCCCTTAGCGGCTCACCTTACATAGGCAAAATGCCCCCTCAGTGTTGGTCAGGGGACGAGCACAGAGAGCCCCTCCATTGGAGATATACCGACCCTCAAGACTCGGGTGGTTTGGCTAATGACGGGTATGCAATGGGCATACCTAAAAGATACATCGGCCAAGGTATTCGTGAAGGTGGCAAATACAGCACGGCCACCAAATGTAAGTCAGACACTGAAGGCAGCATGGGCTACGTCCCCGCCCATCCCAGGGTagaagaaaaagcaaacatgGCCATCAAACGCAGGCCGGCTCAGGGGTGTAAGGTGCACGTCCAGCGCCATGTAACCTTTGACGCCACAGGCAGGAGTGATGGGGACTTTGGAAGCAATGTGTGCAACCAGCCGTGGATGGCTGGAGACTCCCACTGCAAGCCCGTTGGCCAGGCAAAGGTCATGGCTGGACCAGGCACGGCTGCCAGGCCGATGCTGTGTTACCATGGAGACACGGCCTGCACATGCACCGAGGCTGAGCCATGTCACGCGACCCCGCCGGGTGAAGCTGCCCACCACGACGACCGACACAGAGAATCTTCTTCTAGGCGGAAGAAGAGGCCCAGGATCACTAACATCTGTGGTGTCCCCCTCTTTGATATCTGGGTGGGACTTATCCTTGCCTTGGAGATCTCTTTCCTCTGTGTCATCTTCATCTTCCAGATGCCCAGGCTTTTGGGTGCGTATTGGATATGCACCCCGTCGAGTGCCAGGTGCCAGCAGAGGATTGAGTGTGCTGTGAGGGGCAGGGCTgagaagcgggtggcgctgtgggggcTGGTCTTCACCTCCGTCCTTTTCATCATCACCTGCGCCGGCTACTTCCACCTGCGGATGTGCTGGAACGAGAGCTGCCAGAGAATGTgcggggagaaggaagaggaaagccaCGAAGAAGTGTGCTCGGAGGAgacggaggagaaggaggaggacgacaacagcagcaacagacgGCCTGAAGTGGGGGTGTGA